In Haloarcula limicola, the genomic stretch CTTCCGCTTCCATGCGTCCCATATCTCGACTGGCGAGCTCGCGGACCCGGCTGACGTCGAAGCGCTCGCCCCCGTCGTAGAGTTTGCTCACGAGCCAGATGGTGACGATGGCCGCGAGCGTCGCCGGGACCGCCGGTTCGACCTGCCCCTCGCCGAAGAACGTGGGCGATCCGAGGGCGAACTCCCAGACGGCGAAGACGAGGCCGCCGACGACGAACCCGGGCAGGCCCGCTTCCCGGACGGTCCCGTCCCAGAGCATCATCACGAGGCCGGCGAAGAGGACGGACATGATGCCCATCCCGAGCGTGTTGATGGCGATTATCTGGATGCCGCTCTGGGCTATCAGCGCGGCGCCGACGCCGAAGACGAGGACCGTCACCCGCGTCACCGCGACGAGGTGCCCGTCGTCGAGCCCCTCCTTCCCGCCGCGGAGCGGGATGTAGAGGTCGTTGACGAAGCTCGTCGCGCCGGCGAGCAGGAACGAGTCCGCGCCGGTGATGACCGCCGAGACGGCCGCCGCCAGCAGGAGACCGGCGAGCACCGGGGGGAGCGTGTTCGTAATGGTCCAGGCGAACGCCATCGAGGACTCGATCTGCGCGCCCTGCGCGTTGGCGATCATCCCGGCGGCCGCGGTGAGCACGCCGTAGCCGGTTATGATCGCGCCGGCGAGGAACGTCCCGAACATGGCGACTCGCTTGCTCCGAGCCGACCACGTCCGCTGGAGCATCTGTTGCTGTGCGCCGGCGACGGTGATGTACATCAGGTACCACGAGCCGATCTGCACGAGGCCGACGCCGAACCAGTTCATGTGGCCGGAGGGGACGCTCCCGGCGATCGCGCCCACGCCGCCGGCGTTCATGACCGCGATGGGCGTCGCGATGAGCATTCCGACGATGATGACCACGCCGTGTAAGGTGTCCGTGTACGCGACGGTGCTCATCCCGCCGTAGGCGGTGAGACCGACGAATATCGCGACGCTCACCCAGAAGGCGACCGACAGCGAGACGTCCGTGACGACGGAGATGATCGACGCCATCCCGATGGTCTGGCCGGCGGTGAGCGCCACCTGCCCGACGACGGTGAACAGCCCGGCGAAGTACTGGGTGTACTCCCCGTAGACCCGGCCCAGCAGCCCGGGGACGCTGACGACCTCGAAGGAGTAGAGGAAGCCGATGAACACCGTGATGGTCATCCACGCGAGGCCCTCGGCCATCGCGTACCACTGGGCGCTGATGCCGTCGACGAACGCCCGCTGTGCGATGCCCATCGTGAGGCCGCCGCCGGTGAACGTCGCGAAGTACGTCATCATGTAGACCGGGAGGCTCAGGTCCCGCCCCGCGAGCGTGAACTCCACGTACCCCTCGCCGGCGCCGCGCCCGAACCAGATGCCGACGGCGAGCGTGACGAGGAAGTAGACGATCATCGTCAGGATCAGCGGATCGGTGACGTCTACCACGGAGTCACCCCCGATCGCCACTGCCGATCGATTGCCGCCCGGTTCGCAGGTCGTTGGCGAGCGTCCTCACTCGCCGAAGGCTGTGTTGACATGTGCGTGACTGCTCGGCCGGCCACCTGTGCCTCGATACAGGGGGTGCTCGCAGACGTGGCCACGTTCGCGTCGCTGTACGCAGACGGTTCTGCTTGCTAACGCAGGCTAAGTACTGTCGCACTTTGACACAACCCACCGACGCCGCGGTCCGGACTACGCCGCGTCCAGTCCGCTCAGCCAGTTGTCGGCGGTGACGTAGGCGCTCTCGTCGCCGCTGACGAACCGGCCGAGGTCGCGGGCGGCGTGGAGCAGGCGGTTCGCGTTCTCCGGGTCGACGTCCCCATCTAGGGCCTCGACTCGCTTGCGGTGGTCGCGGATGCGACCCGAGAGCTGTCGAGCCGTCTCGTCCGGGTGGTCGTCGAGGTATCTGCGCACGTCACGCTGGTAGGCGTCGACGGCCTCGGCCACGGCGAGCCCGAACGCCGTGCGGAGCCCGTCCGGGACTTCGTCGGCTCTCGGCCGCTCCCCGGCGTCGGCCCCGCCGAGCAGGTCGAGGAAGTACAGCTCCGTCGCGTCGTCCGGGCGCATCTCACGCGCGAGGGCAGTGGCGACGTGCTGGAGGATACTGGCGGCGACGTACGTCTCGTCGAGGGGTTGGAGCTCGCCCGCGTCGATGAACCCCCGTTTGCGCGTGTACTCCCGGCACGTCTCCGCGGCGGCGCGGGCGACCTCGTCGGCCGGGTCGTCGTCCACGCGGTTCCGTATCCGCGTCAGATCCAGCGAGACGGGCGTGTCGGTGTGTTCCGTGTGATCGTCGACGCCGACGCTGTGGACGCTGCCGCACTCCGGGCACTCGACGCTCCCGGTGTCGTAGTACGACCACCGGGTCCCGCAGGACTGGCACTCGCGGTCCCCTCGGATCTTCATGTCTCCCTCTCTATTCGCCGGCCTCAAGATTGTTCCGTGAGGGGTGGCGAGAGCCTGACCGAAGGGAAGGGTCTCGAAGAAGCACAGCGGCGAACGCAGTGAGCCGCGAGCAGTAGCGCGATTCGAAGCGAGCGAAGTGAGTGTGAACCGCGAACGCGATCACGGTGAGGCGCTGACGGGCGGAAGACCCTCGAACCGCGAGCGACAACACCCGCGTATGCGTTCGGAATCCGAGGTCCGCGAGCAGTACGAGTTCCTGACCGAGCAGCTGGAGAGCGAGGAAATGAGCCACGAGCGCATCCGAATGATGTTCACCCACTACAAGCGGGCGCTGGGATGG encodes the following:
- a CDS encoding sodium:solute symporter family protein, with product MVDVTDPLILTMIVYFLVTLAVGIWFGRGAGEGYVEFTLAGRDLSLPVYMMTYFATFTGGGLTMGIAQRAFVDGISAQWYAMAEGLAWMTITVFIGFLYSFEVVSVPGLLGRVYGEYTQYFAGLFTVVGQVALTAGQTIGMASIISVVTDVSLSVAFWVSVAIFVGLTAYGGMSTVAYTDTLHGVVIIVGMLIATPIAVMNAGGVGAIAGSVPSGHMNWFGVGLVQIGSWYLMYITVAGAQQQMLQRTWSARSKRVAMFGTFLAGAIITGYGVLTAAAGMIANAQGAQIESSMAFAWTITNTLPPVLAGLLLAAAVSAVITGADSFLLAGATSFVNDLYIPLRGGKEGLDDGHLVAVTRVTVLVFGVGAALIAQSGIQIIAINTLGMGIMSVLFAGLVMMLWDGTVREAGLPGFVVGGLVFAVWEFALGSPTFFGEGQVEPAVPATLAAIVTIWLVSKLYDGGERFDVSRVRELASRDMGRMEAEETVAGDD
- a CDS encoding DUF7117 family protein — protein: MKIRGDRECQSCGTRWSYYDTGSVECPECGSVHSVGVDDHTEHTDTPVSLDLTRIRNRVDDDPADEVARAAAETCREYTRKRGFIDAGELQPLDETYVAASILQHVATALAREMRPDDATELYFLDLLGGADAGERPRADEVPDGLRTAFGLAVAEAVDAYQRDVRRYLDDHPDETARQLSGRIRDHRKRVEALDGDVDPENANRLLHAARDLGRFVSGDESAYVTADNWLSGLDAA